The proteins below are encoded in one region of Syntrophotalea carbinolica DSM 2380:
- a CDS encoding ribonuclease Z, giving the protein MRSVFFPRLVNGPFGDPALHVRLAYRGEALLFDCGDLHALPPGELLKTRLLFLSHAHIDHLVGFDLLLRTFLARDLSLLMYGPAGLADQMAARLQGYTWNLVDGYPFALTVREWLPEGIREVSFPAGRAFRPQAERLLPCEDGVLHTTPWYRVRATPLIHGDIVSLAFALEEPLHIAIHKDALERFGFKPGPWLGHFKDLVLQKADPRTPVRIPLLRGGLQTAPLGTLLKQIASTERGMKIVYVTDCSPVFGNFRRILEIAADAHLLSIEAAFAHRDLQRARLRNHLTAWQAGRLARLARAARLQVFHHSPRYQREPHALSREARAAFDGGTKPAAP; this is encoded by the coding sequence ATGCGTTCGGTATTTTTCCCCCGCCTGGTCAACGGCCCTTTCGGTGACCCCGCCCTCCATGTACGCCTCGCTTACCGGGGCGAAGCGCTGCTGTTCGACTGCGGCGATCTGCATGCCTTGCCCCCCGGCGAACTGCTCAAAACCCGTCTGTTGTTTCTGTCCCACGCGCATATCGATCACCTGGTCGGCTTCGATCTGCTGCTGCGCACCTTTCTGGCGCGGGACCTTTCCCTGCTGATGTACGGCCCGGCCGGGCTGGCCGATCAGATGGCGGCCCGCCTGCAGGGCTATACCTGGAACCTGGTCGATGGTTACCCTTTTGCGCTCACCGTACGCGAGTGGCTCCCCGAAGGGATCCGCGAGGTGTCTTTCCCGGCGGGCCGGGCCTTTCGCCCCCAAGCCGAGCGGCTGCTGCCCTGCGAGGACGGCGTCCTGCACACCACCCCCTGGTATCGGGTGCGGGCCACACCGCTTATCCACGGCGATATCGTATCGCTGGCTTTTGCCCTGGAAGAGCCGCTGCACATCGCCATTCACAAGGATGCCCTGGAACGCTTCGGCTTCAAGCCCGGCCCCTGGCTGGGGCACTTCAAGGATCTGGTCCTGCAGAAAGCCGATCCCCGGACGCCGGTCAGGATACCTTTATTGCGCGGCGGTTTGCAGACCGCGCCGCTGGGCACTTTGCTGAAACAGATCGCTTCCACGGAACGGGGCATGAAAATCGTCTATGTCACCGATTGTTCTCCTGTCTTCGGCAATTTCCGACGCATTCTGGAAATCGCGGCCGATGCCCACCTGCTGTCCATCGAGGCGGCTTTCGCCCATCGGGATCTGCAGCGCGCGCGCCTTCGCAACCATCTCACGGCCTGGCAGGCAGGGCGTCTGGCCCGTCTGGCGCGGGCGGCACGCCTGCAGGTCTTTCACCATTCCCCGCGCTATCAGCGCGAGCCGCATGCCCTGAGCCGGGAAGCACGGGCCGCGTTTGACGGGGGAACAAAGCCCGCCGCACCTTAG
- a CDS encoding sensor histidine kinase, with translation MRLTLKHQILIAPAAVLLLMTLLLSFLQYTYIDLSRKRDHAEGVGAILMGITEANIAARVMDDSVRQYQVLVKNGQAGYENLEALLSDLDQAYAHLLSGLERLQQYMPLPETQAQELARAVEALYPDKDAFNIWVYTAGLEQLRPKLVKLNEQTKRMRKDSPPPNSKDLDKLTDRAALVSVIVLGAAIPIGVLLSLFFARGILRRVQTLSDSAGRIVRGDLAPPPAPNPVRDELDDLALSINHMTDQLIRVVGTEKLLEGAEEERRRIAMDIHDQTLCDLSGILRGLQSLPAEAEFRDEVCILEEDLLRAIANLRQLMDNLHPQTLDILGLGAALESHLERHLGKGDMPEYHLYIAPEVDASGLSRLQKLTIYRIAVEAIHNVIKHARASRYEVNLDLCGDQVVLSIEDNGIGFNLEQVAMRAGRGLNNIRERARTIGAQVRWSDSRFSSGTRFELTLPIPAGTQEA, from the coding sequence ATGCGACTGACTCTCAAACATCAGATATTGATTGCACCGGCGGCGGTTCTGTTGCTGATGACCCTGCTGCTGAGCTTTCTGCAATATACCTACATCGACCTGTCCCGCAAACGCGATCATGCCGAAGGGGTCGGGGCGATCCTCATGGGTATCACCGAAGCCAACATCGCCGCCCGCGTCATGGACGACTCGGTCCGCCAATACCAGGTTCTGGTAAAGAACGGGCAGGCCGGTTACGAAAACCTGGAAGCCCTGCTCAGCGATCTGGACCAGGCCTATGCCCACCTGCTCAGCGGTCTGGAACGCCTGCAACAATACATGCCACTGCCCGAAACTCAGGCCCAGGAACTGGCACGAGCCGTCGAAGCCCTGTATCCCGATAAAGACGCATTCAATATCTGGGTTTATACCGCGGGCCTCGAGCAGTTGCGCCCCAAACTCGTCAAGCTCAACGAGCAGACCAAACGGATGCGCAAGGACTCGCCGCCGCCCAACAGCAAGGATCTCGACAAATTGACAGATCGGGCAGCCCTGGTGTCCGTCATCGTGCTCGGTGCGGCGATTCCCATCGGGGTGCTGCTATCGCTGTTCTTTGCGCGCGGTATTCTGCGACGGGTGCAGACCCTCAGCGACAGCGCCGGCCGCATCGTTCGCGGCGATCTGGCGCCACCGCCGGCACCCAATCCGGTACGGGACGAGCTCGACGATCTGGCCCTGTCCATCAACCACATGACCGACCAGCTGATCCGGGTGGTGGGCACGGAAAAACTGCTCGAAGGCGCCGAAGAAGAGCGTCGCCGCATTGCCATGGATATCCACGATCAAACCCTGTGCGACCTGTCGGGCATCCTGCGCGGCCTTCAAAGTCTGCCGGCAGAGGCTGAATTCAGGGACGAAGTCTGCATTCTGGAAGAGGACCTGCTGCGGGCCATTGCCAACCTGCGCCAACTGATGGACAACCTGCATCCCCAGACCCTCGACATTCTTGGCCTGGGGGCGGCCCTCGAGTCCCATCTCGAGCGGCACCTCGGCAAGGGTGATATGCCGGAGTACCATCTCTATATTGCTCCCGAGGTCGACGCCTCCGGTCTATCACGGCTGCAGAAACTGACTATTTACCGCATAGCGGTGGAAGCCATCCACAATGTCATCAAACATGCGCGGGCTTCGCGCTACGAGGTGAACCTCGACCTATGCGGCGACCAGGTCGTGCTGTCCATTGAAGACAACGGCATCGGGTTCAATCTTGAGCAGGTGGCGATGCGCGCCGGGCGGGGATTGAACAACATTCGCGAGCGTGCGCGAACGATCGGCGCCCAGGTACGCTGGAGCGATTCCCGATTTTCAAGCGGTACCCGCTTTGAACTGACCCTGCCAATCCCGGCAGGAACCCAGGAGGCCTGA
- a CDS encoding response regulator transcription factor: protein MTDVHIVIAEDNPRDFEFLEQLLKGWEEACQIDRAPNGMAALEMALQQEQPLLISDIQMPEMNGIELARNLWQRKPEARIVFWSQFKDEMYVRTLSRIVPPETVYGYILKSNPRDRIMSAIRTVLLEEQCWIDPEVRKVQGRAGHSQTALSDIEFEALLDISLGLTDNLIAQRRYLSRRGVQSRLNSLYTKLGVDQEQFHTEKYGDAFNLRNRAVAVALRRGLINAFELEHEEKDFQAWLKRFKSGRGA, encoded by the coding sequence ATGACGGATGTGCACATCGTAATCGCAGAAGACAATCCGCGGGATTTCGAGTTTCTGGAACAGTTGCTCAAAGGCTGGGAGGAAGCCTGCCAGATCGACCGGGCACCGAACGGCATGGCGGCACTGGAAATGGCCCTGCAGCAGGAGCAGCCGCTTCTGATCAGCGACATCCAGATGCCGGAAATGAACGGCATCGAACTGGCCCGCAATCTGTGGCAGCGCAAGCCTGAGGCTCGCATCGTTTTCTGGAGCCAGTTCAAAGATGAAATGTATGTGCGAACTCTGTCGCGTATCGTTCCGCCAGAAACCGTGTACGGATACATTCTCAAATCCAATCCCCGCGACCGCATTATGTCCGCCATTCGCACCGTACTGCTTGAAGAACAGTGCTGGATCGACCCGGAAGTGCGCAAAGTCCAGGGCCGTGCCGGCCACAGCCAGACCGCTCTGTCCGACATCGAATTCGAAGCGCTTCTCGATATTTCTCTGGGGCTGACCGATAATCTCATCGCCCAGCGACGCTATCTGTCGCGGCGCGGCGTTCAGAGCCGCCTCAATTCCCTCTACACCAAGCTCGGTGTCGATCAGGAACAATTTCATACCGAAAAGTACGGGGACGCCTTCAATCTTCGCAACCGCGCCGTCGCCGTGGCCCTGCGGCGCGGCCTGATCAATGCCTTCGAACTGGAACACGAAGAAAAGGATTTCCAGGCCTGGTTAAAACGTTTCAAATCAGGACGCGGTGCCTGA
- a CDS encoding LUD domain-containing protein — protein MSIPATLLERFCQTAARAGAEVVRCVSTSAATDYLVRHAGGTILVPDFADARRLALVGRLQDRGGKVVCGDLFRTTATAAAGVSCANFGLADTGTLVLEASAQDVQLTCTLPERHFVLLHPTKILPDHMAATPLLRRLHSRQSPDFIAFITGPSRTADTKRMLPAAPRGPRELHILLLETLSDDFLHS, from the coding sequence ATGTCCATCCCGGCCACTCTCCTTGAACGGTTCTGTCAAACAGCCGCCCGGGCAGGCGCGGAGGTGGTGCGCTGCGTTTCGACGTCAGCTGCCACCGACTACCTAGTCCGGCATGCCGGCGGCACCATTCTTGTGCCCGATTTCGCCGATGCCCGCCGACTCGCCCTGGTCGGACGCCTGCAAGACCGGGGCGGCAAGGTTGTCTGCGGCGACCTGTTCCGTACCACCGCCACGGCTGCCGCCGGTGTCAGCTGCGCCAATTTCGGCCTGGCCGATACCGGCACCCTGGTGCTGGAGGCCAGCGCGCAGGACGTGCAGCTGACCTGCACCTTGCCCGAACGGCATTTCGTCTTGCTGCATCCGACAAAAATCCTTCCCGACCATATGGCTGCCACTCCCCTGTTGCGGCGTCTGCACAGCCGTCAGAGTCCTGATTTCATTGCGTTTATCACCGGGCCCAGCCGCACCGCCGATACCAAGCGGATGTTGCCCGCCGCCCCCCGTGGACCGCGTGAACTGCATATCCTGCTGCTGGAAACCCTCTCCGACGATTTCCTCCACTCCTGA
- a CDS encoding AI-2E family transporter yields the protein MSNRPLSVSQVFITLAALVIVAAGLNAGKVILVPFLLAGFIAILSASPMFWLQRRGLPSWLALLVVILTVVLAGLMLAGLIGSSVSAFSENLPLYESRLRQYADVLTTWLERKNISISGQVLTEIFDPGAAMKLVASLFNALTNVLANGFLVLMTVIFMLLEASGMPGKLRAILGPSKSLSGFDHFVQNVQHYMAIKTIISLITGALITLWLLVLGVDFPLLWGVLAFLLNYVPNIGSIIAAGPAVLLALVQLGLLRALLVGVGFLVVNLVMGSAVEPRFMGRGLGLSPLVVFLSLLFWGWLLGPVGMLLSVPLTMTAKIALDSHEDTQWVATLLGPATVSAVPREAQTD from the coding sequence ATGTCCAACCGCCCCCTGAGCGTTTCTCAGGTTTTCATAACTCTGGCCGCCCTGGTCATCGTTGCAGCGGGTTTAAATGCCGGCAAGGTGATTCTTGTGCCCTTTCTGCTGGCAGGCTTTATCGCCATTTTAAGCGCATCCCCCATGTTCTGGTTGCAGCGCCGCGGGCTGCCATCATGGCTGGCATTGCTTGTGGTTATCCTAACGGTAGTGCTGGCCGGGCTGATGCTCGCCGGCCTGATAGGCTCCTCGGTCAGCGCTTTTTCGGAAAACCTGCCTCTCTACGAATCGAGGCTACGCCAATACGCCGATGTGCTCACCACCTGGCTGGAACGCAAGAACATCAGCATATCGGGGCAGGTCCTTACGGAGATTTTCGATCCCGGCGCCGCCATGAAGCTTGTCGCTTCGCTGTTTAATGCCCTGACCAACGTGCTGGCCAACGGCTTTCTGGTCCTTATGACGGTTATTTTCATGCTGCTTGAAGCTTCGGGCATGCCGGGAAAACTGCGTGCCATTCTCGGCCCGTCGAAGAGTCTCTCGGGTTTCGACCACTTTGTACAAAACGTTCAGCATTATATGGCCATAAAAACCATCATCAGCCTCATCACCGGGGCGCTGATCACCCTGTGGCTGCTGGTGCTGGGCGTCGATTTTCCCTTGCTATGGGGTGTCCTGGCCTTTTTGCTCAATTACGTCCCGAATATCGGGTCGATCATCGCCGCCGGCCCCGCCGTGCTGTTGGCCCTGGTTCAGCTGGGCCTGTTGCGGGCACTGCTGGTGGGTGTCGGCTTTCTGGTGGTCAACCTGGTCATGGGCAGTGCCGTCGAACCGCGCTTCATGGGCAGGGGGCTTGGCCTGTCGCCTTTGGTGGTCTTTTTATCCCTGCTGTTCTGGGGATGGCTGCTCGGTCCGGTCGGCATGCTGCTGTCGGTGCCACTGACCATGACAGCCAAAATTGCCCTGGACAGCCACGAGGATACCCAGTGGGTTGCCACGCTGCTCGGTCCGGCGACAGTATCGGCCGTTCCCCGGGAAGCTCAAACCGACTGA
- a CDS encoding cytochrome ubiquinol oxidase subunit I: protein MDVVTLSRLQFAITTLFHFMFVPLTLGLSILVAWMETRYVRTGDELYRRMTRFWGKLFLVNFALGIVTGITLEFQFGMNWAEYSRYVGDIFGAPLAIEATAAFFLESVFIGLWIFGWNKVSKKVHCFAIWMVVLGSNMSALWILLANGWMQNPVGYVLRNNRAEMVDFVALLTNPYGLIKFFHTVISAHLLAAFFVMGVSAWHLLRNSEPEFFRRSFRMAAPFALVAACLVMFSGDMQASVVARFQPTKFAALESTWETRSGAPMNLIVWPDAANERNAVQALPIPKMLSYLAHKNFNSEVKGLKEFPPEERPPVLPVFLSFRAMVGLGVFFVLAGMAAVVLSRRGWLDRHRWFLRMMFFAIPLPYLANQLGWIAAEVGRQPWIVYGLMKTSAGVSSNLTPGHVIGSLIGFTLLYGGLGVLDFYLLTKIAAKGPELAVAEQREA, encoded by the coding sequence ATGGATGTGGTTACCTTAAGTCGGCTGCAGTTTGCCATCACCACCTTGTTTCACTTCATGTTTGTGCCCTTGACCCTGGGCCTGTCTATCCTGGTGGCCTGGATGGAAACCCGTTATGTGCGTACCGGCGATGAGCTGTACCGGCGCATGACCCGCTTCTGGGGCAAATTGTTTCTGGTCAATTTCGCCCTCGGCATCGTCACCGGCATCACCCTGGAATTTCAGTTCGGCATGAACTGGGCGGAATACTCCCGCTATGTCGGCGACATCTTCGGCGCACCCCTGGCCATCGAGGCAACGGCGGCGTTTTTCCTTGAATCGGTCTTCATCGGCCTGTGGATCTTCGGCTGGAACAAGGTCTCCAAAAAAGTGCACTGTTTTGCCATCTGGATGGTGGTATTGGGTTCCAACATGTCGGCCCTGTGGATTCTTCTGGCCAACGGCTGGATGCAGAATCCGGTCGGTTATGTCCTGCGCAACAACCGCGCCGAGATGGTCGATTTCGTCGCACTGCTGACCAACCCCTACGGGCTGATCAAATTTTTCCATACGGTTATTTCCGCGCACCTGCTGGCGGCGTTCTTTGTCATGGGCGTTTCGGCCTGGCATCTGTTGCGCAATTCGGAGCCGGAATTTTTCCGGCGCTCGTTTCGCATGGCCGCGCCCTTCGCCCTGGTGGCCGCCTGCCTGGTCATGTTCAGCGGCGATATGCAGGCCAGCGTGGTGGCGCGCTTCCAGCCGACCAAATTCGCGGCACTGGAATCGACCTGGGAAACCCGCAGCGGCGCGCCCATGAACCTCATCGTCTGGCCCGATGCCGCCAACGAACGCAATGCGGTGCAGGCTCTGCCCATCCCTAAAATGCTGAGTTATCTGGCGCATAAGAATTTCAACTCGGAAGTGAAGGGGCTGAAGGAATTCCCCCCCGAAGAGCGCCCGCCGGTATTGCCGGTGTTCCTCAGTTTCCGGGCGATGGTCGGGCTGGGGGTGTTCTTCGTGCTGGCCGGCATGGCCGCCGTAGTGCTATCGCGGCGAGGCTGGCTCGATCGGCACCGGTGGTTCCTGCGCATGATGTTCTTCGCCATCCCCCTGCCTTACCTGGCCAATCAGTTGGGATGGATTGCCGCCGAGGTCGGCCGCCAGCCCTGGATCGTCTACGGACTTATGAAGACCAGCGCCGGCGTCTCCTCGAATCTCACGCCGGGACATGTCATCGGCTCCCTGATCGGCTTTACACTTTTATATGGCGGGCTGGGAGTCCTTGATTTCTATCTGCTCACCAAAATCGCGGCCAAGGGCCCCGAGCTTGCGGTGGCCGAACAACGGGAGGCGTAA
- the cydB gene encoding cytochrome d ubiquinol oxidase subunit II: MTLQVIWFALWGLLWALYFMLDGFTLGAGMLHKFIARDDAQRQQVIRTFGPVWDGNEVWLITAGGATFAAFPTTYALMFSYLYAPLLLLLFGLIVRGVSFEFRGLNPGPGWRNGWDWAIVLSSLVITLLFGVAFGNIFRGLPMDAAGYHGSLPALLNPYGLLTGVLFIMLFLQHGALYLAIKTSGDLQERAKRTARTLWPYMLATAVAFLAFTAPATALYENFQASPSLWVVPLMAALELLAVRLLVAQNKWLQAFAASCAAIVLVVATGIIGLFPNLIPSSLDPAYSLSLSNSSSSPYTLHIMTVVVAIFVPIVIAYKIWIYRIFRGPVSDAAEEGIGGNY; this comes from the coding sequence ATGACACTTCAGGTGATCTGGTTTGCCCTGTGGGGTTTGTTGTGGGCCCTGTACTTTATGCTCGACGGATTTACCCTCGGGGCCGGTATGCTGCACAAATTCATCGCCCGCGACGACGCGCAGCGTCAACAGGTGATCCGCACTTTCGGCCCGGTCTGGGACGGTAACGAGGTCTGGCTGATCACGGCAGGCGGCGCCACCTTCGCGGCCTTTCCCACCACCTATGCGCTGATGTTCAGTTACCTGTATGCCCCGTTGCTGCTGTTGCTGTTCGGCCTCATCGTGCGCGGCGTCTCCTTTGAGTTTCGCGGCCTGAACCCCGGACCGGGCTGGAGAAACGGTTGGGACTGGGCCATCGTTCTGTCCAGTCTGGTCATTACCCTGCTGTTCGGAGTGGCCTTCGGCAACATCTTCCGGGGGTTGCCCATGGATGCCGCCGGCTATCACGGCTCGCTGCCGGCGCTGCTCAACCCTTATGGGCTTTTGACCGGGGTGCTTTTCATCATGCTGTTTCTGCAGCACGGTGCGCTGTATCTGGCCATCAAGACCAGCGGCGATCTGCAGGAAAGGGCAAAACGCACAGCCCGCACCCTTTGGCCCTATATGCTGGCGACCGCCGTCGCCTTTCTGGCCTTCACCGCGCCGGCTACGGCCTTGTACGAAAACTTTCAAGCCTCGCCGTCGTTATGGGTGGTGCCGCTGATGGCGGCATTGGAACTGCTGGCGGTGCGCCTTTTGGTCGCGCAGAACAAATGGCTGCAGGCCTTCGCCGCATCCTGCGCCGCCATCGTGCTGGTGGTGGCAACCGGCATCATCGGGCTGTTCCCGAACCTTATCCCCTCCAGCCTCGATCCGGCCTACAGCCTGAGCCTGTCCAACTCCTCCTCAAGCCCTTACACCTTGCATATCATGACGGTGGTGGTGGCCATCTTTGTGCCCATCGTCATCGCCTACAAGATCTGGATCTACCGCATCTTCCGCGGCCCGGTCAGTGACGCAGCCGAAGAAGGTATCGGCGGTAATTACTGA
- a CDS encoding efflux transporter outer membrane subunit yields MTVEKIDAENKGWRSHGHRLTGFFAGMLGLLLLSSCIAVGPDYAPPDIKTPDDWRSGQDPALVPDQSVTVDWWATFEDPLLDQYIEQAGRNNLDIRQAVSRIREARASLGAARGAWWPEANAKGSAIRQRSSENGMYSTGGKTETLYNTGLDASWEIDLFGRIRRSVEAAQADYQASEEDRRDVLISVFAEVARTYFDIRTYQARLAAAQGNIESQQQVLKLTRSRFRNGLATGLDVAQAEQVLAASQAEIPPLQVGLTRSVNTLAVLLGQAPGSLSEQLEKPAPIPVPPARVAVGVPADLLRQRPDIRRAERQLAAQTARIGVATADLYPSLSLSGTFAFEAIDAGNLLKGSSRAFGFGPTLRWMLFDGGRVRAQIAVQDAKTEQALLSYEQSVLEALNEVENALSQYLNQRNRLSALERSVQAAQRSLKLATRLYRDGLVDFQNVLDAQRSLFDNENQLAAARGDTSIYLVQLYKTLGGGWNPADNLQTGKTADNTPEENK; encoded by the coding sequence ATGACAGTTGAAAAAATCGATGCGGAAAATAAAGGCTGGCGGAGCCACGGTCACCGTCTGACAGGTTTTTTTGCCGGGATGCTGGGGCTGTTGCTGCTTAGCAGTTGCATTGCCGTCGGTCCCGATTATGCCCCTCCCGATATCAAAACGCCCGATGACTGGCGCTCCGGACAGGACCCCGCCCTGGTGCCCGACCAATCCGTTACGGTCGACTGGTGGGCAACCTTCGAAGATCCGCTCCTCGACCAATATATCGAACAGGCCGGCCGGAACAATCTGGATATCCGCCAGGCGGTATCGAGAATCCGGGAAGCACGGGCCAGCCTCGGCGCCGCGCGCGGAGCCTGGTGGCCGGAAGCGAATGCCAAGGGTAGCGCCATACGGCAACGCAGCAGCGAAAACGGCATGTACTCGACCGGCGGCAAAACCGAGACCTTGTACAATACAGGGCTCGATGCCAGTTGGGAAATCGACCTGTTTGGTCGCATCCGCCGGTCGGTAGAGGCGGCCCAGGCCGATTATCAGGCCAGCGAGGAGGACCGCCGCGATGTGCTGATCAGCGTTTTTGCGGAAGTGGCACGCACCTATTTCGATATTCGCACCTACCAGGCTCGCCTGGCGGCGGCGCAAGGGAATATCGAATCCCAGCAGCAGGTTCTGAAACTGACCCGCTCGCGTTTCAGAAACGGACTTGCCACCGGTCTCGACGTGGCCCAGGCCGAACAGGTACTGGCTGCATCCCAGGCGGAAATTCCGCCGCTGCAGGTCGGCTTGACCCGCTCCGTCAATACCCTGGCGGTATTGCTGGGCCAGGCGCCCGGCAGCCTCTCCGAGCAACTGGAGAAACCGGCACCGATCCCGGTGCCGCCCGCCCGGGTTGCCGTCGGGGTTCCCGCCGACCTGCTGCGCCAGCGGCCCGACATCCGCCGCGCCGAACGCCAGCTCGCCGCCCAGACCGCACGGATCGGCGTGGCGACGGCCGATCTCTATCCGAGCCTGTCGCTGAGCGGCACCTTCGCCTTTGAAGCCATCGATGCCGGTAACCTGCTGAAAGGCAGCAGCCGGGCCTTCGGCTTCGGGCCGACCCTGCGCTGGATGCTGTTCGATGGCGGACGGGTCCGGGCCCAGATCGCCGTGCAGGACGCCAAAACGGAGCAGGCGCTTTTATCTTATGAACAGAGCGTGCTGGAGGCCCTGAACGAGGTTGAAAACGCCCTGAGCCAGTATCTGAACCAGCGCAACCGTCTGTCGGCCCTGGAACGCTCGGTACAGGCGGCGCAACGCTCCCTGAAGCTTGCGACCCGCCTGTATCGCGACGGCCTGGTCGATTTTCAGAACGTCCTCGATGCCCAGCGGTCCCTGTTCGACAACGAGAACCAGCTGGCCGCCGCGCGCGGCGATACCTCCATCTACCTGGTGCAGTTGTATAAGACCCTGGGGGGAGGCTGGAACCCTGCGGACAATCTTCAAACCGGCAAAACTGCGGACAACACCCCTGAGGAGAACAAGTAA
- a CDS encoding efflux RND transporter periplasmic adaptor subunit — protein sequence MAKIIKTHKILLGLLLAALPLTAGCRDQNKYVAPPPPTVTVACPQQRDITHYAQYSGLTDAVESVEIRARVEGYLQSIHFNDSAMVKKGDLLFVIDPKPYQARLDEAEATLAMRQAELRLAEATLKRKESAFEDQAVSEVEVIEARAQKDQAVAAIAAAKAAIETARLELSYTRVTAPLSGRIGRRLVDVGNLVGAGENTLLATIVSIDPIYVYFNVNERDLLDFQSHRTGQQGPTNGNGHTVINLGLSNEKGYPHTGKVDYVDNRVQAETGTIQVRGVLDNADGSLLPGLFARVQAPIRTIEKALLVPESALGVDLQGHYLLTVNGKNEVEYHAVSIGPKVDGSRVIETGVQAGDRVVVKGLQKVRAGVVVQPVTETAQNPANGTETKQGGA from the coding sequence ATGGCCAAGATCATCAAAACCCATAAAATCCTGTTGGGCTTGCTGCTGGCAGCGCTACCGCTAACCGCCGGATGTCGCGATCAGAACAAGTACGTCGCACCGCCGCCGCCTACGGTGACCGTCGCCTGCCCGCAACAGCGGGACATCACCCACTATGCCCAGTATTCCGGATTGACCGACGCTGTCGAATCGGTGGAAATCCGCGCCCGTGTGGAGGGCTATCTGCAAAGCATCCATTTCAACGACAGCGCCATGGTCAAAAAAGGCGACCTGTTGTTCGTTATCGATCCCAAACCGTACCAGGCCCGCCTGGACGAAGCCGAGGCGACCCTGGCCATGCGGCAGGCCGAACTGCGTCTCGCCGAAGCGACACTCAAGCGCAAGGAGAGCGCCTTCGAGGATCAGGCGGTCAGCGAAGTGGAAGTCATCGAGGCCCGGGCGCAAAAGGACCAGGCGGTCGCCGCTATCGCCGCCGCCAAAGCCGCCATCGAAACGGCCCGCCTGGAACTGTCCTACACCCGTGTCACCGCGCCGCTGAGCGGGCGCATCGGCCGGCGCCTGGTCGATGTCGGCAACCTGGTCGGTGCCGGCGAAAATACCCTGCTGGCCACCATCGTCAGCATCGATCCGATCTATGTCTACTTCAACGTCAACGAGCGCGATCTGCTCGATTTCCAGAGCCATCGTACCGGACAACAGGGCCCGACCAATGGCAATGGCCATACCGTCATTAATCTGGGCCTGTCCAATGAGAAGGGCTATCCCCACACAGGCAAGGTCGATTATGTCGACAACCGGGTCCAGGCCGAGACCGGTACCATCCAGGTGCGCGGCGTGCTCGACAACGCCGACGGCAGTCTGTTGCCGGGGCTGTTTGCCCGGGTGCAGGCACCGATCCGTACCATCGAAAAGGCCTTGCTGGTACCCGAGTCGGCGCTTGGAGTCGACCTGCAGGGGCATTACCTGCTGACCGTCAACGGCAAAAACGAAGTTGAATACCACGCGGTGAGCATCGGACCCAAAGTCGATGGGTCCCGCGTGATAGAGACCGGCGTACAGGCCGGTGACAGGGTCGTTGTCAAGGGCCTGCAGAAGGTCCGAGCCGGGGTCGTGGTGCAGCCGGTCACAGAAACCGCTCAGAATCCCGCCAACGGGACGGAGACCAAGCAGGGAGGGGCCTGA